In Flavobacterium praedii, the DNA window AGTACTAACAGATAACCAAAAAAATCCTTTAGAGGCAGTAAATATTGTTATAAAAGGAACTACATACAACACAACTTCTGATTCAAGTGGAAAGTTCACAATTGATACACCACAAAAACCACCTTTTTCTATCCTTATACAATATGTGGGTTACAAAACAAGAGAAATCAAAATCGGTTTAATTTCAGACAATCCCTTAGAATTAACACTAAATACAGAAGATGAAAATGTTTTATCTGAAGTAGTTGTTTCTTCAAGACGCCGAATAGAAAAAGCACAAGAAGTACCAATTGCCGTTTCCGTTGTAACTGGAAAACAAGCAGAACAAGCTGGGGCATTCAACGTTAATCGAATAAAAGAATTAGTTCCTTCGGTTCAATTATACTCATCCAATCCAAGAAATACAGGAATAAACATTCGTAGTCTTGGTTCTCCTTTCGGATTAACCAATGATGGTATTGACCCTGGTGTTGGTTTCTATGTTGACGGTGTTTATTATGCTCGCCCAGCGGCAACAACTTTAGATTTTATTGATGTTGAACGAATTGAAGTTTTACGTGGACCTCAAGGATCCTTATTTGGCAAAAACACAACTTCTGGAGCTTTTAACATAACTTCTCGTAAACCAAGTTTTACTTCAGGAGCTGACTTTGAATTGAGCTACGGAAACTATGCTTACTTACAAGCCAAGGCATCAGTAACTGGGGCTTTGAGTAAAAAAATTGCAGGTCGTATCTCCTTTTCAGGTACACAACGTGATGGTATAATCGATAATATTAGAACAGGAAAACCTACCAATACACTAAACAATCAAGCTATTAGAGGGCAATTGCTATTTACTCCGTCTGAAAATACCAACATTATATTGGCAGGTGATATTACAACACAACATAATGACGGATACGCTCAGGTTGTTGCTGGTGTTGCACCAACGCAAAGAGCTGCTTACCGCCAATTTAATGCTATTATTGCCGATTTGAATTACCAACTTCCAAGTTTGAATGCCTTTGACCGCAAGATTGACCACGATACGCCTTGGCGTTCCAACCAAGATTTAGGTGGAGCATCCCTTACTATCGATACAAACATTGGAGGAGGTACTCTTACCTCAACAACTGCTTGGCGTTTTTGGACTTGGGATCCATCCAATGACAGAGATTTTACAGGATTACAAGTACTGGCAAAATCACAAAACCCTTCCAGACAGACACAAATAACTCAAGAGGTTCGTTATGCAGGTCAAATTACCTCTAAAATAAGCGGTGTTGCTGGAGTGTTTTTTATTGATCAAACATCAAAAACAAATGGCACAGAAGAATCTGGAAATGCTCAATGGAGATTTTCGCAAAGTAGTACAAGCGCATTATGGAAAACTCCAGGACTTTTTGAAGGATATGGAATACGAACAAATTCAAAAATACATTCGACCAGTGCGGCAGTATTTGGACAATTGGACTGGGCTGTAACAGAACGTTTGCACGTGTTACCAGGTTTACGATACAATTACGATAAGAAAGCAGCTGATTACGACCGAAAAACTTATGGAGGTCTACAAACAACCGATCCTGCATTGATTAAAATACAACAATCTGTATACACGGACCAAGCCTTTACTTCGGATACAGACAAAACTGATTTTTCTGGAAATATAACAGTCTCTTATAAAGTTTCTGACAAAATTAACGGTTATGCAACTTATGCTAAAAGTTACAAACCAGTTGGTGTGAATGTAGCAGGGCTTCCTAGTCTTGCAGGAAAACCAATTCTGGAACTTGCCGTAATTAAACCAGAAGATGTGAACCACTATGAATTTGGGGTAAAAACATCACCATTAAGAAACTCAATACTTAACTTAACTTACTTTAATACTGAAATTAAAGATTTTCAAACGAATGTTCAAGCTGCTGAATTGGGTGTGAATCGTGGATATCTTGCCAATGCAGATAAAGTAAGAGTTCAAGGTGTTGAACTAGATGCTAGTTTTGTACTTAATAAACATTTTGCTTTCAACGCGGCAGCAACTTATACTGACGGTAAGTATGTTAAATTTACAAATGCTCCGCTTCCTCTAGAAGAAACAGGAGCTGCAGTTTCCTTCAAAGACGTTTCAGGAACTGATTTGCCAGGTGTTTCAAAATGGGCAGGAAGTTTAGGTGGAGAATATAGTAAAGACGCAAAATTCTTCTCTAACACGGGAAAATTATTCGTAGCCTTAGACGGATATGCTCGCTCTGAATTTTCTTCAAGTCCTTCAGCATCTAAGTATTTAATAGTTGATGGTTATGCTATTTTCAATGGCCGACTAGGTTTCCGTGCATCAGAGGGTTTATCTATTCACATTTGGGGACGTAACCTTTTGAATAAAGATTATTACGAACAATTATTGCCTGCAGGTGGAAATACAGGACAATATGCTGGTGTATTAGGCGATCAAAGAACGTACGGTATAACTTTTAAATATGCTTTATAATGATTTTAATTTTTGACAACTAAATAAAATCACATTTAAAATAAAACACAAAATGAAAACACCCAAAAAAGTAATATTATCGATAATTGCATTAATAGCAATTAACATAATTCCAAATAAAGTTTCGGCACAAGATCTATCAGGAAACATCAGTATTTCAGGAGCATTTGCTTTGTATCCTATCACCGTAAAATGGGCTGAAGAATTCAAAAAAACACATCCAAATGTTAAAATTGACATTCAAGCAGGTGGTGCTGGAAAAGGAATAACCGATGTATTGTCCAAAGTTACTGATATCGGATTGGTATCTCGTCAATTGAATGCTGCTGAATACAAAAAAGGAGCTTTTGCGATTGCTGTTACTAAAGACGCTGTAATTCCAACTATAAGCGCAACAAGCCCATACAGAAAAGTATTATACCAAAGAGGAGTCAAAAAAGAAGCCTTTAATAACATATTTATTACGGGAAAATACAAAACTTGGAATGCTTTGGGTTTCAAAAGTACAGCTCCTATACATGTGTACACAAGATCGGATGCTGCAGGGGCTGCCGAAACTTGGGCTAGTTATTTTGGCAAAAAACAAGAAGACTTACAAGGAGTTGCTGTTTTTGGAGACCCGGGATTGGCACAAGCAGTTCAAAAGGATCCAACTGGATTAGGTTTTAATAATATCGTTTATATCTATGATACTAAGACCAACAAACCAACCAATGGTATTGTTCCTGTTCCTATAGATCTTAACAATAATGGAAAATTAGATGCCGATGAAAATTTTTATGGAGATATTGACCAATTGATTGCTGCTATTGTATCAGGTAAGTACCCTTCGCCACCAGCAAGAGATTTGTATTTTGTAACCACAGGCAAACCGAATAATGCTATCGTAAAAGCCTTTATAAAATACATTCTTACCGATGGTCAAAAATTTGTTACCGAAGCTGGTTACATTAAACTTTCCAAAGAAAAACTAAAAAAAGAAATAGAGAAGGTAAAATAATATTCTTCTAAATAAAACATCCACCCTAGGACAAATACTGAAAACCATGAGGGGTTTTAAAACAGTTTTTGCTAGGGTGGTTTACTACAATTAAATGAAAAATATAAGACTACTCAAAGACCGTTTCATTGATAAAACATTCTTAACTCTTACACTCTTGTCTATCTCGACGGTAGTACTTATTGCGTTAGGATTGTTCTACAAATCAATACCTATTTTAAACAGTACATCCCTTTATAATTTATTATTCTCCTCCGAATGGAAACCTTTCAAAGAAGCCTTCGGATTTTATCCTTTTATAGTTGGTACACTTTGGGTGACTGCAATTGCTATTATTATTGCTTTACCATTATCAATGCTAACTGCTATTTATCTTTCGGAATATGCTCACATCCGCGTTCGAAGATTGGTTCTGCCTTTAATCGAATTATTATCCGGAATTCCGCCTGTACTTTATGGGGTTTGGGGTGTCTTGGTAATTGTTCCTTTGATTCAAGACCATATAGCACCCCATTTTGTGGAATTCACCACAGGTTATTCGGTGCTGGCAGGTGGAATTGTTTTGGCAATTATGATTTTCCCTCTCATCATTAGCATTGTGATTGAAGTGTTTGATAATGTGCCACAGGATTTACGAAACGCCTCTTTGTCATTGGGTGCTACGCAATGGCAAACCACCAAAAAAGTAGTTCTTCGAAAATCATTTGACGGAATTGTAGCAGCTGTGGTGCTCGCCATTTCCAGAGCTTTTGGAGAAACTATAGCCGTTTTGATGGTCTGTGGGAATTTGGCACAAGTTCCACATAGTTTATTCGATTCAGCGTATCCACTACCAGCGCTTATCGCTAATAATTATGGTGAAATGATGTCTATTCCTATGTATGATTCGGCATTGATGTTTGCAGCTTTGCTCCTATTTGTCATCATCTTTTTATTCAATGCGCTGTCTCGAATTATTTTATACAGAATCGAAAAAAGAAATAACTAACTGGTATCAACATGAGAAAAATAGAAGAAAATATATTCAAAGTTTTGATGATACTAAGTACTATCATCATCAGTAGCACCTTGTTTATGATATTGTATACCATTTTTTCAAAAGGACTTGGTTCCTTAAGTTGGGAAATGGTTTCTAAAATTCCCGAAGGAGGTTTCTACATTGGTAAAGGCGGAGGTATTTTGAATGCGATAGTAGGATCCATTTATATCACTTTGGGTTCAACCTTATTGGGACTTTTAATTAGTCTTCCAATTGTAATTTACATTAATGTGTATGCCAAAAGGAATGCCACTTTGGCAACGATTACCCGATTGAGTTACGACATCCTGTTTGGAATTCCTTCCATAGTATATGGCGCTTTCGGATTTGCAATTATGGTTTATATGGGATTGAAAACCTCTTTATTGGCAGGAATCATTACGGTAACTTTGATGATAATTCCGATACTAGTTCGAGCCATAGACGAAGTAGTTCGAGTGGTGCCAGAAGATATGAGCAATGCCGTTTTTGCACTAGGAGGAACACGCTATGAATCGGCAAAAATTATACTTCGACAATCCATCCCCGGAATTATCACGGCGATATTACTGTCTTTCGGAAGAGCGATTGGCGATGCAGCTTGTGTGCTTTTCACGGCTGGTTTTACAGATAGTATTCCTACTTCATTAGACCAACCCGCAGCGACATTACCATTATCCATATTTTTCCAATTGAGTAGCCCTATTAAAGAAGTACAAAACCGAGCTTATGCAGCAGCTGTTATCCTAACCATTATTGTTTTAATCATCAGCATCGTAGCAAAAATAGCTAGCGAAAATCTTTCAAAAAATAAAATATGATCATTCAACCTCACATAAGCATCCAAAATTTAAATGTTCACATTGGTGAAAACCATATTCTAAAAAACATCAATCTTGACATTCCAGACAAGAAAGTAACTTCGTTAATTGGTCCATCGGGTTGCGGAAAAACAACCCTTCTTAAAACCATGAACCGCTTACTCGACCGACAAAATGATGTTCGTGTAGATGGAAAAGTTTTGGTGGATGGCGAAAATATCTATGATCCAAAAGTAGAAGTAACCCATATTCGCAAAAAAATGGGGTTGCTTTCGCAAAGGCCTTTCCCATTGCCAATGAATATTTATGACAATATAGCTTACGGACCACGCATACACGGAAACCACAACAAAAAAGAACTAGACCAAATTGTAGAAAAATACCTTCGTGGTGTTAACCTTTGGGACGAAGTAAAAGACAGACTTAAATCTCCAGCTACACGACTTTCAATTGGTCAACAGCAAAGATTATGCTTGGCTAGAGGACTTGCAATTGAACCCGAAATTATTTTGGGAGATGAGCCAACATCTGCATTAGACCCTATTTCAACACAAGCCATAGAGGAATTATTTATGGAATTAAAGGATAAATACACGATTGTTTTGGTTACACACATTTTGCGTCAAGCGCGAAGAGTGTCGGATTATATTGGATTTGTCTATATGGGAGAAATTATAGAGTTTGGCCCAACAGAAGAAGTGCTTTTGAATCCAAAAGAAAAACTGACTAAAGATTATGTAAAAGGATTTTTGGTTTAACAGCAAAAAATAAATTCTATATAAACTATAGCGTTTGTTTACATTTGCCAAAACCGAAAATAACCTTCATGAAAACCATCAGAATCTTTTGTCTTTTACTAGTATGTTTTGCTTCTAAAGCCCAAACCGAAAAAAATGTAGATCATCAAAGTTTACTATGGACTCGCTATTACAACCAATTAACAATAAACAACAAATGGTCTTTACACACTGAATTTGACAATCGGATATTTATAAATCCTACCGAAGAAAATTTATTTGTAGTACGAGTACAAGGGCGTTATAAAATTAATAACAACCTAGAAATTGGTGCTGGATATGCCTATTTTTCTGTTGCTACAAAAGTTCCTGAGGCCAGTTATGATTTCAGAATCCCAGAAAATAGAGGACAGCAAGATATTACTTGGAAAAAGGAAGTGGGCAACTTTACCATGAATCAACGGTTTCAAATAGAAGAACGATACATTCACAATGCCGATAAAGTTGGGCTACTTCCGGGAACTACTTTTTATTGGAGATTTAGATACCGACTTCAAGGTGAATATTCCTTTTGGAAAAAAGACAGTCAGTATTTAAAAACAATTGTGTATGATGAATTGATGGTTAATGGAGGGAAAAATATTATCTATAATACATTTGACCAAAATAGAATATATGTTGCTATGCAATATGGCGTTACTAAAAATAGTGCCTTTGAATTGGGTTATTTAAAAAGTTTCCAACAACGTCCGAGTGGCGTTGATTATTTTGATAGAGATATTATCAGGTTTACATTTTTTCATAAAATAAAACTAAAAGAGAAACACAAAGTACAGACTAATTAAGATTTTAAAAATGTTGTCCTATATTCAAATTAGTCAACTCTATTTTTTTTTATAAAATAACCTCATCTTTTGTATACCATTCATACCATTCGCAAAAACAAAACGAATATGAGTACAGAAAGACTTAATTACACATTAATCGATTTAATAAAATATTTTCTAAAACTAGGCACAACAGGTTTTGGCGGTCCCGTAGCTTTAGTTGGTTACATGCATCGTGACTTGGTAGAGAATAAAAAATGGATCAACGATTCCGACTTCAAAGAAGGATTGGCATTATCGCAATTAGCCCCTGGTCCTTTAGCGGCACAATTGGGAATTTACATTGGTTTTGTACATTTTGGAATTTTGGGCGCAACCCTTTCAGGATTAGCCTTTGTAATTCCCTCCTTCATAATGGTTGTTTTATTGGGCATTGCTTACCAAGCGTATGGCGGATTACCATGGATGCAAGCTATTTTTTATGGCATCAGTGCGGCAGTAATTGGGATAATTGTATTGAGTTCCTATAAGCTTACCGTTAAATCCATTAGTAAATTTGAAGTTCCTGCGATAAAAAACAATTGGTTACTTTGGATATTTTATATCGCAGCTACCGTCCTTACAGCTGTAACTCAAAAAGAGGAACTGTTGTTGTTTGTTGCTTTAGGTTTTATTTATATGATCGTAAAAGCACCACCCGAATGGATTAAACGCCCGAAAACTGCTTCTTTATTTTTTCTGACAACTGCTGGATTATCGAGTATTGAACTTGGAAAATTAGGAGACTTAGCTTGGTTTTTCATCAAAGCAGGAGCCTTTGTTTTTGGAAGCGGACTCGCCATCGTTCCCTTTTTGCACGCGGGTGTTGTCAATGAACACGGATGGTTGACCGAACATCAATTTGTTGATGCAGTAGCAGTAGCAATGATTACACCCGGGCCTGTTGTAATTACAGTGGGCTTTATTGGGTATTTAGTCGCGGGAGCAACGGGAGCAACAATTGCCGCTTTGGGCGTTTTTCTGCCTTGCTATTTATTTACAGTAATTCCCGCTCCCTATTTCAAAAAAATATCACAAAACAAAAGCATCAAAGCATTTGTTGACGGAATAACCGCTGGAGTAATTGGCGCTTTGGTGGGGGCTGTAATTGTAATTGCGCTCCGAACTATTATAGATATTCCAACAGCAATGATTGCTACAGGTACCGTTCTGATTCTCACTTACATCAAAAAAATACAAGAACCTCATATTATTGCTATTGCAGCTCTGTTAGGAGTTTTACTTAAACTGATTTAATTTTATATGACTATCCGTGACTAGTACCATTTCAAAGAATGCATTATATTATTGAATGTTAGTCATAAACTTTAGCCTTTCTGTTTTTTTGCGTCTCTGCTCCTTTAATTGAATTTGGGCTCGCAAAGGCGCAGAGACGCAAAGTATATATTCAATATTTGAACTCTTGGTATGAATTGCGGACAGTCATATAATTTTATAAAAAAAGCGGTTGTCAATGACAACCGCTTTTTTCTTATTTCTCTCTAATATAAATATCTATTGGCACTCCTGAGAAGTCCCATTTTTCTCTAATTTTATTTTCAAGGTAACGTTTGTAGGGTTCCTTAACATATTGTGGCATATTGGCAAAAAACACAAACTGAGGCGTTGGTGTTGGCAACTGCATACAATATTTA includes these proteins:
- a CDS encoding TonB-dependent receptor, with protein sequence MRTIYTKIILSLILLFIFSTSFAQNIVKGVLTDNQKNPLEAVNIVIKGTTYNTTSDSSGKFTIDTPQKPPFSILIQYVGYKTREIKIGLISDNPLELTLNTEDENVLSEVVVSSRRRIEKAQEVPIAVSVVTGKQAEQAGAFNVNRIKELVPSVQLYSSNPRNTGINIRSLGSPFGLTNDGIDPGVGFYVDGVYYARPAATTLDFIDVERIEVLRGPQGSLFGKNTTSGAFNITSRKPSFTSGADFELSYGNYAYLQAKASVTGALSKKIAGRISFSGTQRDGIIDNIRTGKPTNTLNNQAIRGQLLFTPSENTNIILAGDITTQHNDGYAQVVAGVAPTQRAAYRQFNAIIADLNYQLPSLNAFDRKIDHDTPWRSNQDLGGASLTIDTNIGGGTLTSTTAWRFWTWDPSNDRDFTGLQVLAKSQNPSRQTQITQEVRYAGQITSKISGVAGVFFIDQTSKTNGTEESGNAQWRFSQSSTSALWKTPGLFEGYGIRTNSKIHSTSAAVFGQLDWAVTERLHVLPGLRYNYDKKAADYDRKTYGGLQTTDPALIKIQQSVYTDQAFTSDTDKTDFSGNITVSYKVSDKINGYATYAKSYKPVGVNVAGLPSLAGKPILELAVIKPEDVNHYEFGVKTSPLRNSILNLTYFNTEIKDFQTNVQAAELGVNRGYLANADKVRVQGVELDASFVLNKHFAFNAAATYTDGKYVKFTNAPLPLEETGAAVSFKDVSGTDLPGVSKWAGSLGGEYSKDAKFFSNTGKLFVALDGYARSEFSSSPSASKYLIVDGYAIFNGRLGFRASEGLSIHIWGRNLLNKDYYEQLLPAGGNTGQYAGVLGDQRTYGITFKYAL
- a CDS encoding PstS family phosphate ABC transporter substrate-binding protein — translated: MKTPKKVILSIIALIAINIIPNKVSAQDLSGNISISGAFALYPITVKWAEEFKKTHPNVKIDIQAGGAGKGITDVLSKVTDIGLVSRQLNAAEYKKGAFAIAVTKDAVIPTISATSPYRKVLYQRGVKKEAFNNIFITGKYKTWNALGFKSTAPIHVYTRSDAAGAAETWASYFGKKQEDLQGVAVFGDPGLAQAVQKDPTGLGFNNIVYIYDTKTNKPTNGIVPVPIDLNNNGKLDADENFYGDIDQLIAAIVSGKYPSPPARDLYFVTTGKPNNAIVKAFIKYILTDGQKFVTEAGYIKLSKEKLKKEIEKVK
- the pstC gene encoding phosphate ABC transporter permease subunit PstC produces the protein MKNIRLLKDRFIDKTFLTLTLLSISTVVLIALGLFYKSIPILNSTSLYNLLFSSEWKPFKEAFGFYPFIVGTLWVTAIAIIIALPLSMLTAIYLSEYAHIRVRRLVLPLIELLSGIPPVLYGVWGVLVIVPLIQDHIAPHFVEFTTGYSVLAGGIVLAIMIFPLIISIVIEVFDNVPQDLRNASLSLGATQWQTTKKVVLRKSFDGIVAAVVLAISRAFGETIAVLMVCGNLAQVPHSLFDSAYPLPALIANNYGEMMSIPMYDSALMFAALLLFVIIFLFNALSRIILYRIEKRNN
- the pstA gene encoding phosphate ABC transporter permease PstA; this translates as MRKIEENIFKVLMILSTIIISSTLFMILYTIFSKGLGSLSWEMVSKIPEGGFYIGKGGGILNAIVGSIYITLGSTLLGLLISLPIVIYINVYAKRNATLATITRLSYDILFGIPSIVYGAFGFAIMVYMGLKTSLLAGIITVTLMIIPILVRAIDEVVRVVPEDMSNAVFALGGTRYESAKIILRQSIPGIITAILLSFGRAIGDAACVLFTAGFTDSIPTSLDQPAATLPLSIFFQLSSPIKEVQNRAYAAAVILTIIVLIISIVAKIASENLSKNKI
- the pstB gene encoding phosphate ABC transporter ATP-binding protein PstB, giving the protein MIIQPHISIQNLNVHIGENHILKNINLDIPDKKVTSLIGPSGCGKTTLLKTMNRLLDRQNDVRVDGKVLVDGENIYDPKVEVTHIRKKMGLLSQRPFPLPMNIYDNIAYGPRIHGNHNKKELDQIVEKYLRGVNLWDEVKDRLKSPATRLSIGQQQRLCLARGLAIEPEIILGDEPTSALDPISTQAIEELFMELKDKYTIVLVTHILRQARRVSDYIGFVYMGEIIEFGPTEEVLLNPKEKLTKDYVKGFLV
- a CDS encoding DUF2490 domain-containing protein — protein: MKTIRIFCLLLVCFASKAQTEKNVDHQSLLWTRYYNQLTINNKWSLHTEFDNRIFINPTEENLFVVRVQGRYKINNNLEIGAGYAYFSVATKVPEASYDFRIPENRGQQDITWKKEVGNFTMNQRFQIEERYIHNADKVGLLPGTTFYWRFRYRLQGEYSFWKKDSQYLKTIVYDELMVNGGKNIIYNTFDQNRIYVAMQYGVTKNSAFELGYLKSFQQRPSGVDYFDRDIIRFTFFHKIKLKEKHKVQTN
- a CDS encoding chromate transporter, giving the protein MSTERLNYTLIDLIKYFLKLGTTGFGGPVALVGYMHRDLVENKKWINDSDFKEGLALSQLAPGPLAAQLGIYIGFVHFGILGATLSGLAFVIPSFIMVVLLGIAYQAYGGLPWMQAIFYGISAAVIGIIVLSSYKLTVKSISKFEVPAIKNNWLLWIFYIAATVLTAVTQKEELLLFVALGFIYMIVKAPPEWIKRPKTASLFFLTTAGLSSIELGKLGDLAWFFIKAGAFVFGSGLAIVPFLHAGVVNEHGWLTEHQFVDAVAVAMITPGPVVITVGFIGYLVAGATGATIAALGVFLPCYLFTVIPAPYFKKISQNKSIKAFVDGITAGVIGALVGAVIVIALRTIIDIPTAMIATGTVLILTYIKKIQEPHIIAIAALLGVLLKLI